The nucleotide sequence GAACCGCCGCTAAGCAACTCTTTGCTGGAGACTGCTTTTCCCGCCATAATCAACTGCGTAATGCACACGGATGACCATGCCGTCATGGTAGCCGGCGGCGAGTGCCTGCGCAGTTTCATTAATGTCTCGCCGGAGCAGATTTGCAGCTACAAGAATGGAGAGGGCGTCAACTGCATCATGCAGGTGGTGGCTACTGTCCTGCTAAATCCGATGAACAGCGAAATGACGGCGGCCGGCCAAGTTGGACGTCTTGTTATAACCATTATCACAAAGATGGGTAGCATGCTGGGTCAAAACGTGGACATGCTCCTGAAGGCTGTGATAAGCAAAATGCAGAACCTTGAGTGCCTAAAAGTGATCATGAATCTGGTTTTAATCTTTGCCCATTTGTTCCTTACCCAAATGGACGCCGTGCTCAATTTCCTGTCCACTGTTCCCGGACCAAACGGAGAGCCTGCGATGCAGTTTGTGCTCACCAATTGGCTTTCGCGCCAAAACTCCTTCTTCGGCAACTATGAGCGAAAggtatatattataaatatatatataaacttATTTTCTAACCAATCCTTTTGTTTTCCCACAGGTCACCACCATGGCCCTCTGCAAGTTATTTGAGTATGGAGTGGCCACACAAGACAACCGCTTGACCACAATAACTTTCAAGGAGCTGGTGGATGACCCCACAGATACCCGCAGACGTACTCGCTCCGTAGCGGCTACAACCCAGAAGTGGGTTACCATTCCGGCGCTCGTGAAGATCTTCAAGGTTTTGATCTCCGAGTACCAGCACTTCCAAGAGAGCAAGACCGACGAGCCTCTCACGGACAGCGAGGAGGACGGCGAGCCTGAAGATGCACCCGGAAATCCGGCCAAGCCGCGATACATCTCCGATCTGTTCGAAACAGATGAGGATAATGCCGATGATGAGCAGCTGCTGCAGGAGCTGCTCAAGGAAACCAACTACCAGGGCGACATTGCCGACAATCTGCAGAAGTTCCTTACCACCTTCACGCAGAACGAGCATTTCCCGACCTTCTACGAGCACCTCACAGAGGGCGAACGTCTCGTCCTGCTCAACAAGGTGCAGCAGAAGTAGAAGAATGCAGATGGAGGAACCCCTCTTTTTTTTCGTGTTGTACGTCGAATTGTGTtaattgtatttatatattgttGCTAACCCTTGGATTGAAtaaacatttatatattttctaaataAGCCGGTTAGGAGTTGAAATggatttgatttgattttggAAATAGGTAAAAATAACGCAATTATAAAAAGCCACTCATAAAATGTagatatttaattattttaatattacaaGGGATCAAAATCGGTTAGGATAAAATGGAAACATTTACCCAGCTTTAAATTTAGGCGTGTCCTGGGATCTGGGATCGAGTGCGCATGATCATAAGGCCACCTCGTCGTGACGGAGCTTGTGCTGTAGTGGAATGTCGGCCTTGTAGGCATCCTTTAGAAAAACAGCAAAATAAGCCAGGACTACAAATTTTAAGATCCATTAAACTTACCATGGGCTTTTCAAAGCCGAAAGCAAAGAACTTTCGTATGCAGGGGGTGAGTAGCACAGGATCCACTTTGTTGGGATTATTCTTTCCAAATACCAAGGTTCCTAGCAGAGCTACGATTATAGTGATGGAAGCACCAAAAGTGGTGTACCACATATACGAGATCCGGTAGAGTGGAAAGATGTCCCTAATAATTAGAAGAATATCAAAAATGGTCTAGTAAGTGAAGATGTTAAACTTACTCAGCAGATGCCAGCAGGTGCGTTGAGTTGGCCAGACTGGTGGTCACATTGTAGCTGTAGTCGCACTGCTCCACATTCAAAGGTTTCGTATGGTAGCTAATGGCTCCAGAGGCAATGGCCCATTGGGCATTTAGACTCACCCAGGACATGGCAATCACACCCATAACCCCGCCCAGCAAAGCGCTCTGAAATAAAgcattataaaattaaaagtttaCTCGTGTTTAATAGGTATAAAtggtattaaaataaatttaatatattttaaaatgttatatttgttATATTGTAAACTCACATTTCCATTGATCCAGGGTAGAAACAGTCCTATAGTGAAGATGCCAAACAGTGGACCGTTTGTAATCGCCTCCAGGCTCATGGTCAGCTGAAGGACAGTGCCCATGTGTTCCACCACGTAGACCAGGCACACACAGAGTGCTCCTACTCCGACGACCACCAGACGCATGATCCAGTTGATGGCCGAGCTGGAGAGCGGTTTCTTCACGTAAGGCTTGACAAAATCCTCCAGAACCACGGCAGACATGGAGTTGAGGCAGGTGGAAAGGGAGCTTAAGGCGGCACTGAAGACGCCGGCAATGAAGAGTCCAGTCATGCCGGGCAGTTCGCCCAAGGTCTTCATCACAAAGAGCGGGAGGAGTTGGTCTCGGGCTTTTGCCAGCTGGAATttgattgatatataaataaattattaaaataaatgaaactGCCAAAGACTAATCCCACCTTGGTTGTCAGGGGATCACAGTTCTGGTAGGTGGCGTAGATCAGCAGTCCATTGTATCCACAGAGCGCCATCAGGATGAGGACGCCGACGCAGAAGATGCAGAGAGCTTTCCGGGCATCGCCGAGGGACGGTAGGGACAAGTACCTCTGGATCATGTTCTGGGAAACTGCATTGGTCTGCGTCCAGTAGACAATCCCTCCGAAGAACAGGCACCAGAAGGTGTGGCGCACAGTGGGATCGATGCGAAGACTGAAAGACATGGTAcacatatttcatttatatattaaaatattttatacttACTCTGGTGCTTCCAGCCGATCGCTGTTCCAAGCTCGCTCCAGTACCACTCCAGCTCCTCCAATGTCGTGTGTACCCTTAATCGCCACCAAGGAGAGCGCTCCTACCATGGACACTGCCTGCACCACGTCCGTCCAGACCACTGCCTTTAATCCACCCAGACTTGTGTAGAAAACGCAGATGATGCTCACGATCGGCGTGATCGTATGGACTCCAATTCCTGTCACCTGGTTGAAGGCCAACGCAGGTACATAGATTACGATGGGCAGATAGGCCACCTAGGATGGGATTTAtggtatattttatttttatttcctcTACCAAAAACCCtgtaaattatatttaaactAAACCCATCTAAAACTCTATTAAGAAACTTTAACCCTTATATCTCATCGTTTTTATAATCTTGAAGACCAATTTAGTTCAAgaattaagaaataattttagAAAGTAATTATTTTATCCCTGAAATCTCTGATTATAGAACAATAGATCAGATAAGTGAATAATTGGCTCTTGAGGTCTTCCATATACTCACATTCATAATGGCAAACATCACTGATCCGTAAAGGCGTAGCCTGCGATCGAAGCGAATCTCCAGATACTGTTAGGAaatcatatatatttatgataAATCCAAACATGTATATCCAATACTCACCTCGTAGGTGGATGTGATATTCAGGTCGTGGAAAACGGGTAGGTAAAAAACACCCATCACCACGCCCATGCCGATGACGCCGCAGGCCACATAGAGATACTGGATCCCATAGGAGTACACCTCGGTGGGAAGACCGAGCAGCGTGATTCCGGATACAAAGCTGGCCACCAAGGAGAAGGCAATGGGGATGACCAGCATCTTTCGTCCGCCTAGCATATAGTCATCCTCGGAAACGGACTTGTTCATGAACCCGAAGTATATCCCGATTCCGATGCAGAGCAGGAACATCGATACAAAGGCCACATAGTCCGGCCAGGCGAACTGCTGCAGCTCGCCCAGAATCTCCTCGATGTTCGCCATGGCGACTAACTACGTTGGATTTGGATGGTATATGTCCGACTCTCAGGTCCGTCGGTGGCTCACTGAGCCCATATGATGCCCAGATTTGGGTGCCTCTGCCCAGGCCGCTGTGATTCAATTCAATTCCGCTCAATTATCAATTGTGGGGTAATTTAGTTTCGGGGGCACGGGGCAGAGACTATCTTTAGTTAAGCCGGCGGGCGAGGGAATTACGACACCTCCGTCTCCAGTTCCGGGAACGTCCCATTGATCATCGCTCCTCCGCGCAAGTACTGGCCCAATTCCCACTGGGGTCGTCACAGATCCCCCTTGTAAGCAATTATGTCACCCAGTACGCAAAGTGATCTTTCGAAAATTCGCCAAGAGCCGGGCGCCGCAACTTAATCTCGGCACCAATCACAACCAAATCCCGGAGGTTGCACTACGGATCGGCATTTCCCGAAAAGTAACGCCCAATTGACGCTGTCGGAATTTTTACTGATGCCGATTGTAGTTGCACAAGAACTGAGTGGGAGCCATGCGCTACCCGAGGCTTACTACGTATATAGTCATTCACAGAACCACCTGGCAGAGAGCCAGGAGAACTGCAGCGGGATAGGAGCGGGATCAAGTGCAAGATCACCGGCGAAACGGCGGGAGCAATCAACAGAGCACTCGGAAAAAATGTCTATagcattcaaataattttttaaaaagtccttttaggaattaaaaaaaaaatataatactaAATGCTTAGACTGTTTAGACTGTTACATTATTATAATGTACAAACTGATACCGcttaatgattttaatattaaattagttCTGAAATATGGttctattttaaaaacaaatttaaaatatttgaaaatgtaAATACATACAATGAAAAAGTTCCTTTTATTtcggaaatttaaaaaaaaaaaaagaataacgATTTAAAGAAACGTTTAGAAATAGGTACAACTCATTACAAAACTTAATTTTTTCAGTGAGGTTGTCCCTCAACTTGAAATCATTAGCAACAATCTCACAGAGAATTTGATTCATTTTAAATCACCGGCCTGCAGTTCGCTCTTCAGTATCCAAGAGGCCGCTCTCATCGAAATGGCCGCGACCACCGAGTTGGGATTCCCCGAGATGGGGCGGGGCAGGACTGTGAAAAAATAGTCATAATTATTAATGGGTTCAAATATTTCAAATCTTTCCGGCTGTTTTGATGATGAAAGAAAATTGTTTGgttaaaaatagatttgaaTTAAAAAGAGTACCTACCGCTAGCATCCACCACCCGCACATTGGACACTCCGTGCAATCTGAAATCACATACATtttcaaaatacatttgatGTCAACCACATTTCTACCTCAATTGTGTGTCCACGACGCTGCCCAGGGCACATGTGCCCCCCGGATGATGCGATCCCAGGCCAACGTGCCGCATCAGACACTCCAGATAATGATCCGAAGGCTTGTTGTCGAAGAAGTCTCGCTCTAAGGGACCGAAGTTGGAGCACTCCTGCAGACGAGGCCAATGGATGCGGGGATGCAGTGAAGCAAAGGCAGCCGAAGTAACCAGCTGAAATGTACGATACCATGGTACCATTACACTGAACTCATAGAACTCGTAATGTATGACTTACCTCCACTGCACTTCGTATTGCCGCAATGGTGCAGGCCACATCCTCTTCGCTACTGAGGTAGTTGGGATCTATCAGGGGATTTCTTCTCATGTGTCGGTTAAGAAGTCCCACGGATCCTCGTGACCTTGGCTGTAGGCAGTTAGAAATAACCACGAAGCCCTCCTGGGAGGCGTTATAATAGCGTGGAAAGAGAGCCCGGAATGCTGGTCCCTTAAAGTTGGATATTGACATCAGAGAAGATTCATCGATGGCACCGGCTCCAAAGAAGGTGATGCCGAAGGGTGATCCTCCATAACTAGCCACATTTCCCAGCACTCCAAAGTTTCCTAAGGGTCCGGTTCCAGAGCTAAGGAAGTTGATCAAGGTCATGGGATTCAGGAGTGTGTTCTGGTTCAGGGTAGGACCAGTAACACCCATTGAAACGAAAAGTGGAACATTGAAGTGATCGTGCAGGTTGTGACCCACCAAAGGTAAGCTATGCTGAAGGGGAATCCCAATTTTGTTCAATACAAAAGGGTCTCCGATTCCAGAGGCCAATAGGAGCTGTGGAGTTTGGTAAGCTCCAGCGCAGAGGATTAACTCTCTCCTCACCTCGATGGTAAATTCTTGCTCCCTGTTCTCCTCATCCTTAATCCCCACCAGAATGGAGGTGGCATGGAGCAATGGACTGGAAGATAGTTGAATCCGCTTCACCAATGCATCGGGCAGCAGACGCAGATTGGAATGTTGGAGCATTGGATTTAGGAACTGCTGCAACACTGAATAACGCAGTCCATTCCTTATATTATACGTAGACCGCCGGAAGATCCAATCCTTGTGGGAAAACTGAGCCTGTGCCTCGTTCAGTGATTCAGTTAACTTGGAGTAACGTATGGGGATTTCGAGCATATCCGGGGGCTTGGGCTTGGCAGCCGCCATAAAGGATCTCATCTGGGCCCAGCCCCAATCGCTAAGATTGTGCAGATCCCGCCAGGAATCAAAATCCGGTTCGTGACCATCAAAGTGCAGCATATAGTTAAGATTGGCGGATCCCCCCAGTCCCTTGCCCCTCGGGAGGCACTGCCTCCGTTCGATGAGACCCTTGGAGGAGTGTTTCTGCGGGACCGAGAGAAAGGACCAGTCGTTGATGCCCTTCTGCTGGAAGGTGGTCAGCAGGGGAATACGACTGAGTAGTCCAAACTGACCTCCAGCCTCCACGAGCAGGACACTTCCATTGCTGTGCTTGGCCAGCAGCGAAGTGAGAGTGCTTCCTCCAGTTCCCGCTCCAACTAAAATAAGGTAAGTAAAGAAGAATCATAGTATATTTAATTGgatataaaaatgttatcaTGATAGTACCAATATAAGGTAacttattcaaattaattcTAAACCACTCACCAATCACATAGTCGAAAGCAAATTGTCGCTCCTCTGGGGTTAAGACATTGGGTATGGAATTCTTCAGCAAAGTGCCTGCCAGGATCACAATGACAGACAGGAATCCTATGATAATCCCACCAAAAACCAGGATCTCTGCAACGACATACAGTCAAAAcctttttgtttatgtttttcaTGAGCTTACTTTGAAATTTCAGGCCCATGCTGTTCTGTGCGATGACGAAATCTAACTAGTTGGAATACGAGAACTACTGACTGCCGTGGACTTGGTCTAATCCAATTAAAGCCTTCAAGGGGTGGGATTGCGCGCTAAATTTGAATTCAAGTGCATCGCATATCGGCCGGAGATGAGCTTTTGGCGAACTGTGTTTTGCTAGTGATGCATAAAgctaaaaatgttttctacTATTTTGTatactaaaattaaattagcaacataaacattttaaataaaaagtaaaatttcTGAAGCTAtgcttttattaaaaaatcaacCTCAAATGAGTCACAAAATTCATTTCAACCCAATATAAGGCTCTTgaattttatatttcaaaCATATGCAGAAGTAATTAATCAATCCTATAttctaaaaattaaattaaccCATTGTTATTAGAAAAGTTATAGTTAGGGGTTGCTTTTACCCCACAGCCTTCGATCATATCTTCCTCCCAGCTTTAATTTTAGCTTTTTCCCGCCAAATCAAGCTGGCTGCATTTCGATTCCAATTTCGATATCGATGCGCACTCATCACTGGCAGCCGTAAGCCACCTAAATTCTTTGTTATTGCATTCGGCTATTCGGCTCGAAGATCATTATTTGATCGACTCCAGGCTCGCCGCGATAATATGCGGGCCTCTGTTATCACTCGCCAGTGGAAGTGCGAAGCCAGAACAGCTGCTAGTCGGACAGCAGCGAAAACAAAAGGCGAGCTGTAACAATAGCCCAGATCCAGATAATCAGCAGTGGAAGATCACTCGGCGGAGAGCCCCCATTCAGAAGTCAGAAGACCGAACAATGAACTAGCACTAGCCGCTATAGAAAACAGCAGAGCTCAGAAGAACATTGGACTGCCGAGGAGCAACAGGTGTCACACAATGGGCGACCAGCAGGAGGAGACTCTGCAGCAGCTTTTGGATTTGCTGCCCAAGGATCAGCGGCAGGTCTTTGAGGTTGGTTTTGGCATCCAGTAAAGTCCCAATTACCTCACATATTACCCTTCTTGACAGACCTTCATCCAGGTGCTTCATGGCAAATCCTCAGGACCCATTCAATCCCACCAGAACGCCCTGCAATCCGTGCTCCAGGCGTCGCCCTATCCCGCCCTTCAACTTCTGCAGTTACTTCACGAGCGCTCTAAGTTGCACATTGGCCAGATAATCGCCACCTTACTCCGTCAGCTGCTAGACGGCGATGTCTCTTCACCGCGTTCCCTTTGTGTGCTGGCGAACTTTCCGGCGAGCATTCTAGAGGCACCCACACTTCGGCAAAAGCTAATGACTCGTCTAGTGGGTGAATCAGTCACCAGCGAGCACTTAATGCTGGCCATGTTGGCGCGCAGCGAGGGGCAGCTCCTGGAAGATCTGCTGCAGGAGCAGCAAGTGGCCTTGCGGATGCAATGCGGCGAGTCGGCGCCCACCAGACTTCTGGTTTTGTGGCTGGCCCTCAGCCAAAAAGAGCACTTCGTAGCCAGTGTGTGTCAGCAACTAAAGGACTTTCAGTGCTTCAAGGACCCCACGTTGAGGAACGCCTTGCTTATCTTGCGACTAGCCAACGAGTTTGCCTTGGGCGCGCAGACTTTGGACGAGCTTGGCTGTCTGGATAAATTCTTAGAGGAGTTTGATGTTAGCGCTGTGCCGGAGGAGTTGCAGGAAGTTCATCGGTTCTTCTACGCCGACTTTCAACGACTGTCCACGCTGCTCAACTTCCTGCGTCCGCGGGAGGTAAGCAAAACACTTAAAGTGGATGCCCTGCTCCGGGCGCCGGGTGTACTCTCCGTGATACACGAAAATGGAATTCGATGTGAGCACCAGGAGCTGCTGCGCCTGCTTGAGGATACCTACAAGTGGCAAAAGCAGACTCCTGCACTGAAGTGTCACCACCAGCAGGAGGTAGAGATTTTGAGCTACTACACGGCCCTCTGCCATGTGTACAATGTAATCCTGGACCAGGGCGAGACGACGACCAAGGCCAAGCTTGTGCAGCTTTCCGGGCAATTAAGGCAACTGCACCAGTTGGGAACCTTGTGCTCGCTTCTGGAAGACATTTTCCTCTTGGTTTTTCTTCGCTGGGAGCAGCTAGAGCAGAATTCTCAGAAAAGGAGGGAAGATGAGGAGGATGACGAGGAAGATGATGATGAGCAGTACGTCGATGATGACGTCGCCTCGGCCCCACGTCCGACCACTGTCCACAGTCAGCGCACTCGCTACGGGTTCATCTGCCGCTCACCCTCGCTGCAGGCACTCTTCACTTTCCTCAAGGCGTTTGTCACCAAGAAGTTGCATTCCCAAGACTACAAGTGCGCCACGGAGCACCAACAGAGATTCCAACGCTTAGTGGACGCCATTAGCGAAGCTTTGTGGAAGCTGGGAGTTTTGCAGAAGATTGAACAATCGCTCATCAAGTCGGCGCCATCGATAAGCTGCCTTCTAGAGCCGGAACAGCTACTACAATTGGTTCAACTCCACAGCACCGCCAAGGAGAAGGCCTCCAGCGACGACGAAAGCAGGGAACGCAGCAACCACGCCTCCAGTCTCAACCGGAGAAAGTCCCGTAGGCAGCGACGGGCAGCCAGCTTCAGTGGAGCAGTTGCTACAAAATCACCCATAGATGGAGGACTCACAATGGAACAATGAAACTTCTTGCGTTACTTCTCCGTGTGAGAGGTCCATCATCCCCAAAATGCTCAGTACGCCAGAGCAGCTGGCCATCATGGCGCTGGCCCTTAAGAATTTTAACGATGTCAAGCAGATCATTGAGGTGAGTGGCTAGAAATCTTCCGATAACAGTCTcctttgttatttatttagtactgattatttattataaaataatatggTCATTTAAAGGTTTAAgatacaaattaattttttactaATAAAATACTAATTTTCTTTTTCGCGGTTCACAGACCTTCCATCTGGAGCAAAGCCAACTAAACCGGGAGCTGCACTTCatggagcagcagcaactggtAAAGCAGAAACTGGCCACCATCTACACCAATTATCAGGCATTAG is from Drosophila suzukii chromosome 3, CBGP_Dsuzu_IsoJpt1.0, whole genome shotgun sequence and encodes:
- the LOC108010619 gene encoding LOW QUALITY PROTEIN: uncharacterized protein (The sequence of the model RefSeq protein was modified relative to this genomic sequence to represent the inferred CDS: inserted 1 base in 1 codon), producing the protein MPIVVAQELSGSHALPEAYYVYSHSQNHLAESQENCSGXRSGIKCKITGETAGAINRALGKNVYSIQIIF
- the bumpel gene encoding sodium-coupled monocarboxylate transporter 1, with the protein product MANIEEILGELQQFAWPDYVAFVSMFLLCIGIGIYFGFMNKSVSEDDYMLGGRKMLVIPIAFSLVASFVSGITLLGLPTEVYSYGIQYLYVACGVIGMGVVMGVFYLPVFHDLNITSTYEYLEIRFDRRLRLYGSVMFAIMNVAYLPIVIYVPALAFNQVTGIGVHTITPIVSIICVFYTSLGGLKAVVWTDVVQAVSMVGALSLVAIKGTHDIGGAGVVLERAWNSDRLEAPDLRIDPTVRHTFWCLFFGGIVYWTQTNAVSQNMIQRYLSLPSLGDARKALCIFCVGVLILMALCGYNGLLIYATYQNCDPLTTKLAKARDQLLPLFVMKTLGELPGMTGLFIAGVFSAALSSLSTCLNSMSAVVLEDFVKPYVKKPLSSSAINWIMRLVVVGVGALCVCLVYVVEHMGTVLQLTMSLEAITNGPLFGIFTIGLFLPWINGNSALLGGVMGVIAMSWVSLNAQWAIASGAISYHTKPLNVEQCDYSYNVTTSLANSTHLLASAEDIFPLYRISYMWYTTFGASITIIVALLGTLVFGKNNPNKVDPVLLTPCIRKFFAFGFEKPMDAYKADIPLQHKLRHDEVAL
- the ninaG gene encoding neither inactivation nor afterpotential protein G, which produces MGLKFQKILVFGGIIIGFLSVIVILAGTLLKNSIPNVLTPEERQFAFDYVIVGAGTGGSTLTSLLAKHSNGSVLLVEAGGQFGLLSRIPLLTTFQQKGINDWSFLSVPQKHSSKGLIERRQCLPRGKGLGGSANLNYMLHFDGHEPDFDSWRDLHNLSDWGWAQMRSFMAAAKPKPPDMLEIPIRYSKLTESLNEAQAQFSHKDWIFRRSTYNIRNGLRYSVLQQFLNPMLQHSNLRLLPDALVKRIQLSSSPLLHATSILVGIKDEENREQEFTIEVRRELILCAGAYQTPQLLLASGIGDPFVLNKIGIPLQHSLPLVGHNLHDHFNVPLFVSMGVTGPTLNQNTLLNPMTLINFLSSGTGPLGNFGVLGNVASYGGSPFGITFFGAGAIDESSLMSISNFKGPAFRALFPRYYNASQEGFVVISNCLQPRSRGSVGLLNRHMRRNPLIDPNYLSSEEDVACTIAAIRSAVELVTSAAFASLHPRIHWPRLQECSNFGPLERDFFDNKPSDHYLECLMRHVGLGSHHPGGTCALGSVVDTQLR